In a single window of the Desulfurellaceae bacterium genome:
- a CDS encoding enoyl-CoA hydratase/isomerase family protein, translating to MPQPLVRYAAQHGIALIEFDNPPANTYSYEMMTELDQAILRARFDDEIYVLLLRGVGDKFFSAGADIEMLNQVSPQFKYNFCLHANETLNRLERTPKLVIAALNGHAVGGGLEIAMACDLRLARRDAGQVGLPEIALGVLPGTGGSQRLTRHIGKARALELMATGRRISFEEAQDLGLVHDIFDAQDYFEQVLAYARQFTPPNKASKAVGRIKLAVQAGAEMPLFEALSLEQELQAGLFSSADGQEGLRSYVTKSMPQFKGV from the coding sequence ATGCCGCAGCCCCTGGTCCGCTACGCCGCCCAGCACGGGATCGCCCTGATCGAATTTGATAATCCGCCGGCCAATACCTACTCGTACGAAATGATGACCGAGCTGGACCAGGCCATTCTGCGGGCCCGGTTTGACGATGAGATTTACGTTCTGCTGCTGCGTGGGGTGGGGGACAAGTTCTTTTCGGCCGGGGCCGACATCGAGATGCTCAACCAGGTGTCGCCCCAGTTCAAGTACAACTTCTGCCTGCACGCCAACGAGACGCTGAACCGCCTGGAACGGACGCCCAAGCTGGTCATTGCCGCGCTTAACGGCCACGCCGTGGGCGGCGGGCTGGAGATTGCCATGGCCTGCGACCTACGTCTGGCCCGGCGTGACGCGGGACAGGTCGGCCTGCCCGAGATTGCGCTGGGCGTCCTGCCCGGCACCGGCGGCTCGCAGCGCCTGACCCGCCATATCGGCAAGGCCCGGGCCCTGGAACTCATGGCCACCGGGCGCCGGATCTCGTTTGAAGAGGCCCAGGATTTGGGGCTGGTGCACGATATTTTTGACGCCCAGGACTACTTTGAGCAGGTGCTGGCCTATGCGCGGCAGTTCACCCCGCCGAACAAGGCCAGCAAAGCGGTCGGCCGCATCAAGCTGGCCGTCCAGGCCGGGGCCGAGATGCCCCTGTTTGAGGCGCTGAGCCTGGAGCAGGAGTTGCAGGCCGGCCTGTTTTCGAGCGCGGACGGCCAAGAGGGTCTGCGGTCGTATGTGACCAAGAGCATGCCGCAGTTCAAGGGCGTATGA
- a CDS encoding MFS transporter translates to MRVRADRLAAFGLGRPELRAWALYDWANSAFFTTVVAAVFPVYFSSVAAVNVPPSVATARYAAMTTVALVLIAMAAPLLGAWADMAALRKRLLAVFMGAGVCATAGLGWVYSGDWQLAAVLFVIANIGVSGSIVFYDALLPHLARSEEIDQVSTAGYALGYLGGGLLLALNLAWIQFPHWFGLADAAAASRLSFVSVAVWWLVFSLPLLRRVAEPGRSARSQSGPLLGGVIGRLRQSGGELRVYKNAGLLLLAFVIYNDGVGTIIRMAAIYGTEIGLSQGVLISAVLLVQFIGIPAAFGFGRLAARIGAKAGIFVALGVYMVVSVVGYFMSTALHFYLLAILVGLVQGGCQALSRSLFASLIPRQRSTEFFGFFAVCEKFAGIFGPVVFALLTLATGSSRTAILALVAFFAVGGLLLSRVDVEEGQRAARAWR, encoded by the coding sequence GTGCGTGTGAGAGCTGACCGGCTGGCCGCGTTCGGCCTGGGTCGGCCCGAGTTGCGGGCCTGGGCGCTGTACGACTGGGCCAATTCGGCTTTTTTTACCACCGTTGTGGCGGCCGTCTTTCCGGTCTATTTCAGCTCGGTGGCGGCGGTCAATGTGCCGCCCAGTGTGGCCACCGCACGCTATGCCGCGATGACCACCGTCGCCCTGGTGTTGATTGCGATGGCCGCGCCCCTGCTCGGCGCCTGGGCCGATATGGCCGCCCTACGCAAAAGACTCCTGGCCGTCTTTATGGGCGCCGGCGTGTGCGCCACTGCGGGCCTGGGCTGGGTCTACAGCGGTGACTGGCAGCTGGCCGCAGTGCTGTTTGTGATTGCCAATATCGGGGTGTCGGGCAGCATTGTTTTTTACGACGCGCTGCTGCCCCACCTGGCCCGATCGGAAGAGATCGATCAGGTCTCGACCGCCGGCTATGCGCTGGGCTATCTGGGCGGCGGCCTCCTGCTGGCCCTCAATCTGGCCTGGATCCAGTTTCCGCACTGGTTCGGCCTGGCCGATGCAGCGGCCGCCAGCCGCCTGTCTTTTGTCAGTGTGGCGGTATGGTGGCTGGTGTTCTCCTTGCCCCTGCTGCGCCGGGTCGCGGAACCGGGCCGCTCGGCCCGCTCGCAGTCCGGCCCGCTGCTGGGCGGGGTGATCGGTCGTCTGCGTCAGTCGGGCGGTGAGCTGCGGGTGTATAAGAACGCCGGGCTGCTGCTGCTGGCTTTTGTCATTTACAACGATGGGGTGGGCACGATTATCCGTATGGCGGCCATCTACGGCACCGAGATCGGGCTGTCGCAGGGCGTCCTGATCTCAGCCGTTCTGCTGGTGCAGTTCATCGGTATCCCGGCCGCCTTCGGCTTTGGCCGTCTGGCCGCCCGCATCGGCGCCAAGGCCGGCATATTTGTGGCCCTGGGCGTGTATATGGTCGTGAGCGTGGTCGGCTATTTCATGTCTACGGCCCTGCACTTCTACCTGCTGGCGATTCTGGTCGGCCTGGTCCAGGGCGGCTGTCAGGCGCTCAGCCGTTCGCTGTTCGCCAGTTTGATTCCCCGCCAGCGCTCGACCGAGTTCTTCGGTTTTTTTGCCGTGTGTGAGAAATTTGCCGGGATTTTCGGGCCTGTGGTTTTTGCCCTGCTGACGCTGGCAACCGGGTCAAGTCGGACGGCGATTCTGGCCCTGGTGGCGTTTTTTGCCGTGGGCGGGCTGCTGCTGTCCCGGGTTGATGTGGAGGAGGGCCAGCGGGCGGCGCGGGCCTGGCGCTGA
- a CDS encoding aspartate aminotransferase family protein, protein MDTIAGPSPAELRRALHQAADWVAAYLETVQDRPVLSQVSPGQIAASLPDSPPQHGESLETILQDIDRLILPGITHWNHPAFFAYFGISGSGPGIVGELISAALNVNAMLWRTSPAATELEQRTLSWVAQMLGLPSRWFGEITDTASASTLYALAAAREAAGLDIRDRGMAGRTDLPPLAVYGSTQTHSSIDKAAIALGIGRRWTRQVETDAAFRLRPDRLEQAIRADMAAGVKPLAVVATVGTTSSTSIDPVPAIADICERYGLWLHVDAAYGGAAALVPSHRSVLAGCERADSFVTNPHKWLLTPIDCSLLYTRRPDDLKRAFSLVAEYLRTDEAEVVNLMDYGLSLGRRFRALKLWMVIRAYGHQGLARIIEGHIRSAQWLAAQLDATPGWQRLAPVPFSTVCFCHQPAGEADSEAHNAAIIDAVNASGKAFLSHTKLNDQYAIRVAIGNHTTDQGHVEQVWELLRQAAGD, encoded by the coding sequence ATGGATACGATTGCAGGTCCGAGTCCGGCCGAACTCCGCCGCGCGCTCCACCAGGCTGCGGACTGGGTTGCCGCCTATCTCGAAACGGTCCAGGATCGTCCCGTCCTGTCCCAAGTCTCGCCCGGTCAGATTGCCGCGAGCCTGCCCGACTCGCCTCCCCAGCACGGCGAGTCGCTGGAAACGATCCTCCAGGATATTGATCGCCTGATCCTGCCCGGCATCACCCACTGGAACCATCCGGCGTTTTTTGCCTATTTCGGGATCAGCGGCTCCGGGCCGGGCATTGTCGGCGAGCTGATCTCGGCCGCCCTCAACGTCAACGCCATGCTGTGGCGCACCTCGCCGGCCGCCACCGAGCTGGAGCAGCGCACCCTGAGCTGGGTAGCCCAGATGCTGGGACTGCCCAGCCGCTGGTTCGGCGAAATCACCGACACGGCCTCGGCGTCAACCCTGTACGCCCTGGCCGCCGCCCGGGAGGCGGCCGGCCTCGACATCCGCGACCGGGGCATGGCCGGTCGAACCGACCTGCCGCCCCTGGCCGTGTACGGCTCGACCCAAACCCACAGCTCTATTGACAAAGCCGCCATCGCCCTCGGCATTGGTCGGCGCTGGACCCGCCAGGTTGAAACCGACGCCGCCTTCCGTCTGCGGCCGGACCGGCTCGAACAGGCGATACGCGCGGATATGGCGGCCGGCGTCAAACCGTTGGCCGTGGTCGCCACCGTCGGCACGACCTCGTCGACCAGCATCGACCCGGTCCCGGCCATTGCCGACATTTGTGAGCGCTATGGGCTGTGGCTCCACGTTGACGCGGCCTACGGCGGCGCGGCCGCCCTGGTGCCGTCCCACCGCTCGGTCCTGGCCGGCTGTGAGCGGGCCGATTCGTTTGTCACCAATCCCCACAAATGGCTGCTGACCCCAATTGACTGTAGCCTGCTGTACACCCGTCGCCCGGACGATCTCAAACGCGCCTTCTCGCTGGTGGCCGAATATCTGCGCACCGACGAAGCCGAGGTCGTCAACCTGATGGACTACGGCTTGTCGCTGGGCCGCCGCTTTCGGGCCCTCAAGCTGTGGATGGTCATTCGCGCCTACGGACACCAGGGTCTGGCCCGTATCATCGAGGGCCATATCCGCTCCGCTCAGTGGCTGGCCGCTCAGCTTGACGCCACACCGGGCTGGCAGCGCCTGGCGCCGGTCCCCTTTTCGACGGTGTGTTTTTGTCATCAGCCGGCTGGAGAAGCCGACTCCGAGGCGCACAACGCGGCCATCATCGACGCCGTCAACGCCAGCGGCAAAGCGTTCCTGTCCCATACCAAGCTGAACGATCAGTACGCCATCCGGGTCGCCATCGGCAATCACACCACCGACCAAGGCCACGTCGAACAGGTGTGGGAGCTGCTGCGCCAAGCCGCGGGCGACTGA
- a CDS encoding AMP-binding protein yields the protein MAVPDIPERLNAATVFIDAHLAEGRGERTALRWRDQTISYAELAAKVNQTGNALRRLGVRAEERVLLVVLDSPAFAYGFWGALKIGAVPVPVNTALRAEDYAYLLDDSRASTLMLWPTLAPVARTRPVSSIIIGAAQPGGMAFDECIASEASELEPHPSHRDDAALWLYSSGSTGLPKGVVHQHRNLVYCAETYAREILAIGPDQSGCAAPVFRLWAGRRHEFRPAGRRDGRAGTRAPDSGRYVSRYQ from the coding sequence ATGGCCGTCCCGGATATTCCCGAACGCCTGAACGCGGCCACGGTTTTTATTGACGCCCATCTCGCCGAGGGACGTGGCGAGCGGACTGCCCTGCGTTGGCGCGACCAGACGATCAGCTACGCCGAGCTGGCGGCCAAGGTGAACCAGACCGGGAACGCGCTGCGGCGCCTCGGCGTGCGGGCCGAGGAGCGGGTGCTGCTGGTCGTCCTGGACTCGCCGGCCTTTGCCTACGGCTTTTGGGGCGCGCTCAAAATCGGGGCGGTGCCGGTCCCGGTCAACACGGCGCTGCGCGCCGAGGACTACGCCTATCTGCTCGACGACAGCCGGGCGAGCACCCTGATGCTGTGGCCGACCCTGGCCCCGGTGGCCCGGACACGCCCGGTTTCCAGTATTATTATCGGCGCGGCCCAGCCGGGTGGCATGGCCTTTGATGAATGCATTGCGTCTGAAGCCTCGGAGCTGGAGCCGCACCCAAGCCACCGCGATGACGCTGCCCTATGGCTGTACAGCTCGGGCTCAACCGGCCTGCCCAAAGGGGTCGTCCATCAGCACCGGAATCTGGTCTACTGCGCGGAGACCTACGCCCGTGAGATCTTGGCCATCGGTCCGGATCAGTCTGGCTGCGCCGCGCCTGTTTTTCGCCTATGGGCTGGGCGGCGGCATGAATTTCGCCCTGCGGGTCGGCGCGACGGCCGCGCTGGTACCCGAGCGCCCGACTCCGGACGGTATGTTTCGCGCTATCAGTGA
- a CDS encoding Hsp20/alpha crystallin family protein — MPEHELTTQQKQEVQTEEHTRPGRTYVPHVDIFETDQALWLRADMPGVREDSIEINVDKNVLSIEGQFALDDYQDLSPVYTEYRVGNYQRRFSLSNVIDAEKIHARLTDGVLELGLPKAESAKPRRIAVQVGA, encoded by the coding sequence ATGCCGGAACACGAACTGACCACCCAGCAGAAACAAGAAGTCCAAACCGAAGAACACACCCGCCCGGGCCGGACCTATGTGCCCCACGTCGATATTTTCGAGACCGACCAGGCGCTGTGGCTACGCGCCGACATGCCCGGCGTGCGCGAGGACTCGATCGAGATCAACGTGGACAAAAATGTGTTGTCGATTGAGGGCCAGTTTGCCCTGGACGACTACCAGGACCTGAGCCCGGTCTACACCGAGTACAGGGTCGGCAACTATCAGCGCCGCTTCAGCCTGTCGAACGTGATCGACGCCGAGAAAATCCACGCCCGGCTGACCGACGGCGTCTTGGAACTCGGACTGCCCAAGGCCGAGAGCGCCAAGCCCCGGCGTATCGCGGTCCAGGTCGGCGCCTAG
- a CDS encoding ATP-binding protein: MIDRHITSQVLAALADTPVVVLTGARQTGKTTLVRALASSAHPARYFSFDDAGVLAAAQADPAGFVAGLDRPVVLDEVQRVPQLFVALKAGVDRDRHPGRFLLTGSANVLLLPRLAELLVGRMEVLSLWPLAQSEIAGAGESFVDRVFVDPPFSVSPEAWPQLLDRILRGGYPEVLGRASAARRQAWFQSYITSLLQRDVRDLVNVERLTALPRLLSLLATRAASLLNTSELSRTSGIPLSTLKRYLALFEATFLMQLLPAWSGNLGKRLVKAPKLFLSDTGVLASLLGANQGLLERDRTLAGPLLENFVVMELFKHVSWSQVRPRLFHFRTQTGQEVDLVLEDAAGRVVGIEVKASSSVAAKDFKGLRTLAEAVGEGFLRGLVLYTGTESIPFGEAFHALPVQALWPPAARG, encoded by the coding sequence ATGATTGACCGCCATATCACCTCCCAGGTACTGGCTGCGCTGGCCGATACGCCTGTTGTCGTGCTGACCGGAGCCAGACAAACGGGGAAGACGACTCTGGTCCGGGCTCTTGCCTCATCCGCCCATCCAGCCCGCTACTTCAGCTTCGACGATGCCGGAGTCTTGGCTGCCGCGCAGGCCGACCCGGCTGGATTTGTGGCTGGTCTTGACAGGCCGGTCGTCCTTGATGAGGTCCAGCGTGTGCCACAGCTCTTCGTGGCCCTGAAAGCCGGCGTGGATCGTGACCGGCACCCGGGCCGCTTCCTCTTAACCGGCTCGGCCAACGTCTTGCTCCTGCCGCGCCTGGCCGAACTGTTGGTGGGACGGATGGAGGTCTTGAGCCTGTGGCCCTTGGCCCAGAGCGAAATAGCAGGAGCGGGAGAAAGCTTTGTTGACCGGGTTTTTGTCGATCCGCCATTCTCGGTTTCGCCTGAAGCTTGGCCACAGCTGCTCGACCGCATCCTGCGGGGTGGATATCCGGAAGTCCTGGGTCGAGCGAGCGCGGCACGCCGGCAGGCCTGGTTTCAGTCGTATATCACCAGCCTGCTCCAGCGCGATGTGCGCGACTTGGTCAATGTCGAAAGACTGACCGCCTTGCCCCGTCTGCTTTCCCTGCTGGCGACGCGAGCGGCGAGCCTGTTGAATACCTCTGAGCTGTCTCGAACAAGTGGCATTCCGCTGAGCACCCTGAAGCGCTATCTGGCCCTGTTTGAAGCAACTTTTCTGATGCAGCTTCTTCCCGCCTGGTCCGGCAATCTCGGCAAGCGTCTGGTCAAAGCACCTAAGCTCTTCCTGAGCGATACGGGCGTGCTGGCCTCTCTGCTCGGGGCGAACCAAGGGCTGCTTGAGAGAGACCGAACGCTGGCCGGCCCGTTGCTGGAGAACTTTGTTGTGATGGAGCTTTTCAAACACGTGAGCTGGAGCCAGGTCCGACCCCGCCTGTTCCACTTCCGCACCCAAACGGGACAAGAGGTGGACCTTGTCCTGGAAGACGCGGCTGGGCGTGTTGTTGGCATTGAGGTGAAAGCCAGCTCAAGTGTAGCGGCGAAAGACTTCAAGGGGCTGCGGACCTTGGCCGAGGCTGTTGGAGAAGGTTTCTTGCGTGGCCTGGTGCTCTACACGGGGACGGAGAGTATTCCCTTCGGAGAAGCGTTTCACGCCCTGCCGGTACAGGCGCTGTGGCCTCCCGCCGCTCGGGGCTGA
- a CDS encoding phenylacetate-CoA oxygenase subunit PaaI has protein sequence MATRMQTFDDWMDLFKGWQKDIGLDVGELGDYQWEIKFGQLEQSEIEFGAYAGHTKWENLLEVPDQRIRDALLNLIRVQGDTEFASTEQQRELFDTAPSDFDRHSLARIICEETRHGWQMAYLLVTYFGTSGKVEAQKLLERRAFKKTRLLGAFNEDIRNWLDMYAFTEFIDRDGKYQLKMESFSAFAPFARSMGPMLKEEQFHLGTGHNGLKRILRAQKIPVTLIQKYFNKWIPAAYDLFGTDHSSSAQWAYAWGVKGRFDENTAAEPADPERLNEHARQLFYQECLGLIDNLNLLVTEDQPRLYRRRIGEYADQPYSAQGELLSPEAYARHCEEVLPTAADAALVQDLMRDGDWIEPKKAGLEA, from the coding sequence ATGGCAACACGGATGCAGACTTTTGACGACTGGATGGACCTGTTCAAAGGCTGGCAAAAAGACATTGGGCTGGATGTCGGCGAGCTGGGCGACTATCAGTGGGAGATCAAGTTCGGCCAGCTGGAACAGTCCGAGATCGAGTTTGGGGCCTACGCCGGCCACACAAAATGGGAAAACCTCCTGGAGGTGCCCGACCAGCGGATTCGGGACGCCCTGCTCAACCTGATTCGGGTCCAGGGCGATACCGAGTTTGCGTCGACCGAGCAGCAGCGCGAGCTGTTCGACACCGCGCCGTCGGACTTTGATCGCCACAGCCTGGCCCGTATCATCTGTGAGGAGACGCGCCACGGCTGGCAGATGGCCTATCTGCTGGTGACGTATTTCGGTACCAGCGGCAAGGTCGAGGCGCAGAAGCTGCTGGAGCGGCGGGCGTTCAAGAAGACGCGCCTGCTGGGGGCGTTTAACGAAGACATTCGCAACTGGCTGGACATGTACGCCTTTACCGAGTTTATCGACCGCGACGGCAAGTATCAGCTCAAGATGGAGAGTTTTTCGGCCTTTGCGCCGTTTGCGCGCAGCATGGGGCCGATGCTCAAGGAAGAGCAGTTTCATCTCGGCACCGGCCACAACGGCCTCAAGCGCATCCTGCGCGCCCAGAAAATTCCGGTTACCCTGATCCAGAAGTATTTCAATAAATGGATTCCGGCAGCCTATGACTTGTTTGGCACCGACCACTCCTCGTCCGCCCAGTGGGCCTACGCCTGGGGGGTCAAGGGCCGTTTTGACGAAAACACCGCAGCCGAGCCGGCCGATCCAGAGCGGCTCAACGAGCACGCCCGCCAGCTGTTCTACCAGGAGTGCCTGGGCCTGATTGACAACCTCAACCTGCTGGTGACCGAGGACCAGCCCAGGCTGTATAGGCGGCGGATCGGCGAGTATGCCGACCAGCCGTACAGCGCTCAGGGCGAGTTGCTGAGTCCCGAGGCGTATGCCCGGCACTGTGAGGAGGTTCTGCCGACGGCTGCCGACGCCGCGCTCGTCCAAGACCTGATGCGGGATGGCGACTGGATTGAGCCCAAAAAAGCCGGACTGGAGGCCTGA
- a CDS encoding Hsp20/alpha crystallin family protein: MAFFRFSPERDPLNALMRLQREFDRVFENPRGFDMDLSGRGVFPPVNVLQDAEGNYVVRFEVPGVAPEDIAIESQGRTLTLSGKRDPSADPDASYHRRERGMGQFSRSFQFPTDLALDQAEAAYKQGMLTIRIPKRAEAKPRQIAVRAA; this comes from the coding sequence ATGGCATTCTTCCGATTCTCACCCGAACGCGACCCGCTGAACGCCCTCATGCGCTTACAGCGCGAGTTTGACCGCGTGTTTGAAAACCCCCGCGGCTTTGACATGGACCTGTCGGGACGGGGCGTCTTCCCGCCCGTCAACGTCCTGCAAGACGCCGAGGGCAACTATGTCGTCCGCTTCGAGGTGCCCGGCGTGGCGCCCGAAGACATCGCCATCGAGAGCCAGGGCCGGACTCTGACCCTGAGCGGCAAGCGTGACCCCTCGGCCGATCCCGACGCCAGCTACCATCGGCGCGAACGCGGCATGGGCCAGTTCTCCCGCTCGTTTCAGTTTCCGACCGACCTGGCCCTCGACCAGGCCGAGGCTGCGTACAAACAGGGCATGCTGACCATCCGCATCCCCAAGCGGGCCGAAGCAAAACCGCGTCAGATTGCCGTCCGGGCAGCCTGA
- a CDS encoding VWA domain-containing protein, translating to MKANRFNAEMSAVLARIPALQRQAVAELLPQTCRLLAAELQAPLLACIRAVAAVNPRPLPALLALIGPTLKNVAVSSRLPIVERIARLAETFPAGLPALFRSLGRAYDAAGEDGVLRWIGVGQDIGCRNAQAGQAFFALRSQTAQLTLRGASPVVRLAEVQAVLLKFLHMLRGPSGGFVETPLLFVPPPLADPEEEWIPLPMCVDHFSTYEDNFRLYRVLVAHQAGRLVFGTYDCVPSTLWDAFPPYVRTLLDGDAVRPETFAAYFGLFPRSDLIEDIFLGLEARRVAARLTVHYRGLADDLGWAAGLTELQPAVPAALLSQIPSEEFGQLERTGTASDSLVWASQLYAQFLQDEQPTAGGSASATELDFDQVPEQAAAFLTGVNLSRGGADEESDAEQAARRRGRTARDLHYVYDEWDYEIEDYRSHWCELREVGLAQDQGAFFSRTLATYAELTPDIKRQFQRLRPKMFHPVTGLEDGEDIDLNAVVAARVDRHLGQTPSSKLYLARQQVKRDVGVLFLVDLSASTAAELPDTSAGTVQRGKARVIDVIKEALVILAVALEEIGDSYAIYGFSSRGRQDVEVYPVKTFRDSLSAEVKGRIGALSPQGSTRMGTAVRHATRKLKALASRAKLLVLLSDGYPEDQGYGKPVVPPMYGLRDTLMAFREAERSGILSYCLTVDQGGHDYLQEMCAPSRYMVIDDILSLPTELPKIYQRYIWSQWL from the coding sequence ATGAAAGCAAACAGATTCAACGCCGAGATGTCGGCCGTGCTGGCCCGTATCCCGGCCTTGCAGCGTCAGGCCGTGGCCGAACTCTTGCCCCAGACCTGTCGGCTCCTGGCGGCCGAACTCCAGGCTCCGCTCCTGGCCTGTATCCGGGCCGTGGCAGCCGTGAATCCCAGGCCGCTGCCCGCACTCCTGGCCCTGATCGGACCGACCCTCAAGAACGTGGCGGTGTCAAGCCGCCTGCCTATTGTCGAGCGGATTGCGCGACTGGCCGAGACTTTTCCGGCCGGCCTGCCGGCCCTGTTCCGCAGCCTGGGCCGAGCCTATGACGCGGCCGGTGAAGACGGGGTGTTGCGCTGGATCGGTGTCGGCCAAGACATCGGCTGTCGGAACGCGCAGGCTGGCCAGGCTTTTTTTGCGCTCCGCTCCCAGACCGCCCAACTGACCCTGCGCGGCGCCTCGCCGGTCGTCCGTCTGGCCGAAGTCCAGGCCGTGCTGCTGAAATTCCTGCACATGCTGCGCGGCCCCAGCGGCGGCTTTGTCGAGACGCCGCTGCTCTTCGTGCCGCCGCCGCTGGCCGACCCCGAGGAGGAATGGATTCCGCTGCCGATGTGTGTCGATCACTTCTCGACCTATGAGGACAATTTTCGTCTCTACCGGGTGCTGGTCGCCCATCAGGCCGGGCGCCTGGTGTTCGGCACCTACGACTGTGTGCCGTCGACCCTGTGGGATGCCTTCCCGCCCTATGTCCGTACTTTGCTTGATGGAGACGCGGTCCGCCCTGAGACCTTTGCTGCCTACTTCGGGCTGTTTCCCCGCTCTGATCTGATTGAAGACATCTTCCTGGGTCTCGAAGCCAGGCGCGTTGCCGCCCGATTGACGGTCCACTATCGCGGCCTGGCCGACGACCTGGGCTGGGCTGCGGGGCTGACCGAACTCCAGCCGGCCGTGCCTGCGGCGCTCTTGTCCCAGATTCCGAGCGAGGAGTTCGGCCAGCTTGAACGGACCGGCACGGCCTCGGACTCCCTGGTCTGGGCGTCCCAGCTGTACGCCCAGTTCTTACAGGACGAGCAGCCGACAGCCGGCGGCTCGGCATCGGCCACCGAACTCGATTTTGACCAGGTGCCCGAGCAGGCGGCAGCCTTTCTGACCGGGGTGAATCTGAGCCGGGGAGGGGCTGACGAGGAGTCCGATGCCGAGCAGGCCGCCCGGCGGCGGGGTCGCACGGCCCGCGATCTCCACTATGTGTACGACGAGTGGGATTACGAGATTGAGGACTATCGCTCCCACTGGTGTGAGCTGCGCGAGGTTGGTCTGGCCCAGGATCAGGGCGCGTTTTTTTCACGCACCCTGGCGACCTATGCCGAGCTGACGCCGGATATCAAGCGTCAGTTTCAGCGCCTGCGGCCCAAGATGTTTCATCCGGTCACGGGACTGGAAGACGGTGAAGACATTGACCTCAACGCGGTGGTGGCCGCACGGGTTGACCGCCACCTGGGACAGACGCCGTCGTCCAAGCTGTACCTGGCCAGACAGCAGGTCAAGCGCGATGTCGGCGTGCTGTTCCTGGTCGATCTGAGCGCCTCGACCGCAGCTGAGTTGCCCGATACCTCGGCGGGGACGGTGCAGCGGGGCAAGGCGCGGGTGATTGACGTGATCAAGGAGGCGCTGGTCATCCTGGCGGTCGCCCTGGAGGAGATTGGCGACTCGTACGCCATCTACGGCTTCTCGAGCCGCGGTCGCCAGGATGTCGAGGTGTATCCGGTCAAGACGTTCCGGGATTCGCTGAGCGCCGAGGTGAAGGGCAGAATCGGGGCGCTGAGCCCGCAGGGCAGCACCCGCATGGGGACGGCGGTGCGTCACGCCACGCGCAAGCTGAAGGCTCTGGCCAGCCGGGCCAAACTGCTGGTGCTGTTGAGCGATGGCTATCCGGAAGATCAGGGCTATGGCAAGCCGGTGGTACCGCCGATGTACGGGCTGCGCGATACGCTGATGGCTTTTCGGGAAGCCGAGCGGAGCGGCATCCTGTCCTACTGTCTGACGGTCGACCAGGGCGGACACGACTATCTGCAGGAGATGTGCGCGCCGTCGCGCTATATGGTCATTGACGATATCCTGTCCCTGCCGACCGAGCTGCCCAAGATTTACCAGCGTTACATCTGGTCGCAGTGGTTGTAG